A genomic stretch from Bosea sp. F3-2 includes:
- a CDS encoding iron ABC transporter permease: MSHAAHGPNWPARIGVALLSLVALTVSVALAVTIGEMAIPFDVALKALGNGLFDLGLPVGAIQQGVIFDYRLSRALMAGLCGGALALSGVILQALLRNPLAEPYILGISAGASTGAVAVLILGVGIGGMAVSLSTGAFIGACAALAVVALLASGAGGASDRVILAGVAASQLFNAATATIVTTLASAEQARGVMFWLLGNFGGVRWPDLWIATPVALISFGICMLHAKALDAFAFGVDAAASLGVAVVRVRIVLFATTAVMTAAMVSIVGTIGFVGLVIPHAARFLVGSGHARLLPACLVIGAIFMILADILSRVLVPQQILPIGVVTALFGAPAFALILYRARKPA; encoded by the coding sequence TTGAGCCACGCCGCCCACGGCCCGAACTGGCCGGCGCGGATCGGCGTCGCGCTCCTGTCGCTGGTGGCGCTCACTGTCTCGGTGGCGCTGGCGGTGACGATCGGCGAGATGGCGATCCCATTCGATGTCGCCCTCAAGGCGCTCGGCAACGGGCTGTTCGATCTCGGCCTGCCGGTCGGCGCGATCCAGCAGGGCGTCATCTTCGATTACCGCTTGAGCCGGGCGCTGATGGCGGGATTGTGCGGCGGAGCACTGGCGCTGTCGGGCGTGATCCTGCAGGCGCTGCTGCGCAATCCGCTGGCCGAGCCCTATATCCTCGGCATCTCGGCCGGCGCCTCCACCGGCGCGGTCGCGGTGCTGATCCTCGGCGTCGGCATCGGTGGCATGGCGGTGAGCCTGTCGACCGGCGCCTTCATCGGCGCCTGTGCGGCACTCGCCGTCGTCGCGCTGCTCGCGTCGGGGGCTGGCGGGGCGAGCGACCGCGTCATCCTGGCCGGCGTCGCCGCCTCGCAGCTCTTCAACGCCGCGACAGCGACCATCGTGACGACGCTCGCCAGCGCCGAGCAGGCGCGCGGCGTGATGTTCTGGCTGCTCGGCAATTTCGGCGGGGTGCGCTGGCCGGATCTGTGGATCGCGACGCCGGTCGCGCTGATCAGCTTCGGCATCTGCATGCTGCACGCCAAGGCGCTCGACGCCTTCGCCTTCGGCGTCGATGCTGCGGCCTCGCTCGGCGTGGCGGTGGTGCGCGTTCGGATCGTGCTGTTCGCGACGACCGCGGTGATGACCGCCGCGATGGTCAGCATCGTCGGCACGATCGGCTTCGTCGGCCTCGTCATCCCGCATGCGGCGCGCTTCCTCGTAGGCTCGGGCCATGCCCGGCTGTTGCCGGCCTGCCTCGTCATCGGTGCGATCTTCATGATCCTCGCCGATATCCTCTCGCGCGTGCTGGTGCCGCAGCAGATCCTGCCGATCGGCGTGGTCACCGCCCTGTTCGGCGCGCCCGCCTTCGCACTGATCCTCTATCGCGCCCGGAAGCCGGCATGA
- a CDS encoding alpha/beta fold hydrolase encodes MATSRNAIKTSRQPTSGSDELSLPWFWPVDAALRLTERNLDFLSEAVKITRPPPPDWATPNTVRLDLPTMSLREFGNPDSGGIPVLIDAPYAGHGATIADYDKGQSLVETMLANGIGHVLVTDWKSATQEMRYFSIDTYLAELNAAIDDLGGVVHLVGLCQGGWLSAMLASRFPGKVKSLVLAGSPIDADAGNGPIKRMAQTLPLKSYRDMVRLGRGLMPGRFMLAGWKNMHPAEHYVDKFVRLYQNIADKNYLDRTETFAAWYENPLDLPGVYYLQAIEQIFKENRFAKGEFVGLGRRLSLKDVTCPVYLLAGAEDDITTSEQVFAAEDLVGTPRKKIEKKLVPGGHIGLFMGRKTLSETWPGIARWIAAQG; translated from the coding sequence ATGGCTACCAGCCGAAACGCAATAAAGACATCTCGCCAGCCGACAAGCGGTTCCGACGAACTCAGCCTGCCCTGGTTCTGGCCCGTCGACGCCGCCCTGCGCCTGACCGAGCGCAATCTCGATTTCCTCTCCGAGGCGGTGAAGATCACCCGCCCGCCGCCGCCGGACTGGGCGACGCCGAACACGGTGCGCCTCGACCTGCCGACGATGTCCTTGCGCGAATTCGGCAATCCCGACTCAGGCGGAATTCCTGTCCTGATCGACGCGCCCTATGCCGGGCATGGCGCGACCATCGCCGATTACGACAAGGGCCAAAGCCTCGTCGAGACGATGCTCGCCAACGGCATCGGCCACGTCCTTGTCACCGACTGGAAGTCCGCGACGCAGGAGATGCGCTATTTCAGCATCGACACCTATCTGGCCGAGCTCAACGCCGCGATCGACGATCTCGGCGGCGTCGTGCATCTGGTCGGCCTCTGCCAGGGCGGTTGGCTCAGCGCGATGCTGGCCTCGCGCTTCCCGGGCAAGGTCAAGTCGCTGGTCCTGGCCGGCTCCCCGATCGACGCCGATGCCGGCAATGGGCCGATCAAGCGCATGGCGCAGACCCTGCCGCTGAAGAGCTATCGCGACATGGTCAGGCTCGGGCGCGGCCTGATGCCGGGGCGCTTCATGCTCGCCGGCTGGAAGAACATGCATCCCGCCGAGCACTACGTCGACAAGTTCGTGCGGCTCTACCAGAACATCGCAGACAAGAACTATCTCGACCGCACCGAGACCTTCGCGGCCTGGTACGAGAACCCGCTCGACCTGCCCGGCGTCTACTACCTCCAGGCCATCGAGCAGATCTTCAAGGAGAACCGCTTCGCCAAGGGCGAGTTCGTCGGCCTCGGCCGGCGTTTGAGCCTGAAGGACGTCACTTGCCCGGTCTATCTCCTCGCCGGCGCCGAGGACGACATCACCACCAGCGAGCAGGTCTTTGCGGCGGAGGACCTCGTCGGCACACCCAGGAAGAAGATCGAGAAGAAGCTGGTGCCCGGCGGCCATATCGGCCTGTTCATGGGGCGCAAGACGCTGAGCGAAACCTGGCCCGGTATCGCCCGCTGGATCGCCGCGCAGGGCTGA
- a CDS encoding cupin domain-containing protein, whose amino-acid sequence MEIMRAGSRPSGKGPADWFTGSVRIDPLFNPHAPERVQGASVTFEPGARTAWHTHPLGQTLIVVSGVGRVQRWGGPVEEIRPGDVVWFPPGEKHWHGAAPSTGMTHIAVQEAENGKVVEWLEQVSDDQYGG is encoded by the coding sequence ATGGAGATCATGCGCGCGGGCTCGCGGCCCTCGGGGAAAGGGCCGGCCGACTGGTTCACCGGATCGGTCCGGATCGACCCGCTGTTCAACCCGCATGCGCCGGAGCGTGTGCAGGGCGCGAGCGTCACCTTCGAGCCCGGCGCGCGGACGGCCTGGCATACGCATCCGCTCGGCCAGACGCTGATCGTCGTGAGCGGGGTCGGCCGGGTGCAGCGCTGGGGCGGGCCGGTCGAGGAGATCCGGCCCGGCGACGTGGTCTGGTTCCCGCCCGGCGAGAAGCACTGGCACGGCGCTGCCCCGTCGACCGGGATGACCCATATCGCGGTTCAGGAAGCCGAGAACGGCAAGGTTGTGGAGTGGCTGGAGCAGGTCTCCGATGATCAGTATGGCGGCTGA
- a CDS encoding bifunctional enoyl-CoA hydratase/phosphate acetyltransferase yields MTTLSASEYFQLALGRCEDLAAVRTGVVHPVKANVIEAVADAVAEQLIDPVLIGPAARIQAAAQEAGVDISPWEVVDTEHSHEAAAKAVSLAATGKLEALMKGSLHTDELLGAVVHADSGLRTERRISHAFVMHIESYPKPFIITDAAVNISPDLATKADIVQNAVNLWHVALNGVDELPKVAVLAAVETVNPRMCATLDAAALSKMADRGQITDAIVDGPLAFDNAISIAAAKEKGIVSAVAGHADILLVPEIEAGNMLAKQLIFLGGADAAGIVLGARVPIILTSRADNLRARLLSCVLAVLLADARRTGRIK; encoded by the coding sequence ATGACGACGCTGTCCGCTTCCGAATATTTTCAGCTCGCACTCGGTCGTTGCGAGGACCTTGCGGCTGTGCGCACAGGGGTGGTTCATCCCGTCAAGGCCAACGTGATCGAGGCCGTCGCCGATGCGGTCGCCGAGCAGCTGATCGATCCGGTCCTGATCGGCCCGGCCGCGCGTATCCAAGCGGCCGCCCAGGAAGCCGGCGTCGATATCTCGCCCTGGGAGGTCGTTGACACCGAGCACAGCCATGAAGCGGCGGCAAAGGCCGTCTCGCTGGCCGCCACCGGCAAGCTCGAAGCCCTGATGAAGGGCTCGCTGCATACCGACGAACTGCTGGGCGCGGTCGTGCACGCCGACTCCGGCCTGCGGACCGAGCGGCGCATCTCCCATGCCTTCGTCATGCATATCGAGAGCTATCCCAAGCCCTTCATCATCACCGACGCGGCGGTCAACATCTCGCCAGACCTCGCCACCAAGGCCGACATCGTCCAGAACGCCGTCAATCTCTGGCATGTCGCGCTGAACGGCGTCGACGAGCTGCCCAAGGTGGCGGTGCTCGCTGCCGTCGAGACCGTCAACCCGCGCATGTGCGCGACGCTCGATGCCGCCGCCCTGTCCAAGATGGCCGATCGAGGCCAGATCACCGATGCCATCGTCGACGGGCCGCTCGCCTTCGACAACGCGATCAGCATCGCGGCGGCGAAGGAGAAAGGCATCGTCTCAGCCGTTGCCGGACATGCCGATATCCTGCTCGTGCCCGAGATCGAAGCCGGCAACATGCTGGCCAAGCAGCTCATCTTCCTCGGCGGTGCCGATGCGGCCGGGATCGTGCTCGGCGCGCGGGTGCCGATCATCCTGACGAGCCGGGCCGACAATCTGCGCGCGCGCCTGCTCTCCTGCGTGCTGGCCGTCCTCCTGGCCGACGCGCGCCGCACGGGGCGGATCAAGTGA
- a CDS encoding ABC transporter substrate-binding protein: protein MRRAFSLLPALFAVAAGTALLATPAAAGPTQYPLTLENCRETITFNAAPKRVVAIGQTQTEILYALGLGDRVVGTAVWFSPVAKPYEAVNAKVKRLADNDPSFEAVVGQEPDLVTAMFEWHVGPNGIVGKRDQFHKVKVPTYISPTDCVGKDNSGPGDGVRTQMFSMELVYRNIREFGQIFDVSDRAEKLVAELKAREDKAVESVAKLKAQDVPVVVWFSSKDIKGDGFMAGKNGVPAYILSKLGARNIITTNEEWPLVGWESIAAANPAVIVTVKMDRRRFPADDIEKKLAFLKTDPVASKLDAVKGNRVVIMDVGATRAGLDTVDGIETLAKAIASFGLTP, encoded by the coding sequence ATGCGCCGTGCCTTTTCGTTGCTGCCCGCCCTCTTCGCCGTCGCAGCCGGCACTGCCCTGCTTGCTACGCCAGCCGCCGCCGGGCCGACGCAATATCCGCTGACGCTGGAGAATTGCCGGGAGACGATCACCTTCAACGCCGCGCCCAAGCGGGTCGTCGCGATCGGCCAAACCCAGACGGAAATCCTCTACGCGCTCGGCCTCGGGGACCGTGTGGTCGGCACCGCCGTCTGGTTCTCGCCCGTCGCCAAGCCCTATGAGGCCGTCAACGCCAAGGTGAAGCGCCTCGCCGACAATGATCCGAGTTTCGAGGCGGTGGTCGGACAGGAGCCGGATCTCGTCACCGCGATGTTCGAATGGCATGTCGGGCCGAACGGCATCGTCGGCAAGCGCGACCAGTTCCACAAGGTGAAGGTGCCGACCTACATCTCGCCGACCGACTGCGTCGGCAAGGACAATTCCGGCCCCGGCGACGGCGTGCGCACGCAGATGTTCTCGATGGAGCTGGTCTATCGCAACATCCGCGAGTTCGGGCAGATCTTCGATGTCTCCGACCGGGCCGAGAAGCTGGTCGCGGAGCTCAAGGCGCGCGAGGACAAGGCGGTCGAATCCGTCGCGAAGCTGAAGGCGCAGGACGTCCCCGTCGTCGTCTGGTTCTCCAGCAAGGACATCAAGGGCGACGGCTTCATGGCCGGCAAGAACGGCGTGCCCGCCTATATCCTGTCGAAGCTCGGGGCGCGCAACATCATCACCACCAATGAGGAATGGCCGCTGGTCGGCTGGGAGAGCATCGCCGCGGCCAACCCGGCGGTGATCGTCACGGTGAAGATGGACCGGCGCCGCTTCCCGGCTGATGACATCGAGAAGAAGCTCGCATTCCTGAAGACCGACCCCGTCGCCAGCAAGCTCGATGCGGTGAAGGGCAACCGCGTCGTGATCATGGATGTCGGCGCAACCCGCGCGGGGCTCGACACGGTTGACGGCATCGAGACGCTCGCCAAGGCGATCGCCAGCTTCGGCCTCACCCCTTGA
- a CDS encoding heavy metal translocating P-type ATPase has product MREMVIHLSLFAIALAGAVAGLLAGRVDGAWSPDLIWTAATIPVAVALAVSMIRDMLAGRLGVDAIALVAMIASIAMGEPLAGVVVAMMYSGGNLLEDYARGKAERELRSLRDRTPRIAHRQEAGGLVDVAAEDVAVGDELLVRAGEMLPVDGELLDAEARLDESAVTGEPLPEAKAKGEVLRSGTVNAGEAFRYRAAAAARDSTYAGIVRMVEAAQTAKAPFIRMADRFALLLLPATLIVAGLAWWLSGDPIRALAVLVVATPCPLILAAPVAFIGGVSRAARAGILMKGSSAIEALGQVRTAIFDKTGTLTEGGARLVALDTAPAVEADEILRLVASLEQASHHVLAETLVALARQKLQPLSQPTAVREYRGSGLEGVVDGRHVRAGSRSLVLGERPLPDWARTAQAGLGGAAALAVFVAIDGQLVGFLALADAVRPDARVTLDRLHGAGVNRILMVTGDDAGTAAEVAAHLAIDEVKADCSPAEKVAAIAAEKARQPTMMVGDGLNDAPALAAADVGVAMGARGATASSEAADVVILVDRIDRVAEAVAIAQRTRAIAQQSIVVGLGLSGVAMVFAAFGYIPPVVGAFLQQGIDVAVIVNALRTLVGPMAPGRNLEAAPEPRIADGV; this is encoded by the coding sequence ATGCGTGAGATGGTCATCCATCTGAGCCTGTTCGCCATCGCGCTGGCAGGCGCTGTCGCTGGGCTGCTTGCTGGCCGTGTCGACGGCGCGTGGTCGCCGGACCTGATCTGGACGGCAGCCACCATCCCGGTTGCCGTGGCGCTGGCGGTCTCGATGATCCGCGACATGCTGGCCGGGCGGCTCGGCGTGGACGCGATCGCCCTCGTCGCCATGATCGCGTCCATCGCGATGGGCGAGCCACTCGCCGGCGTGGTCGTCGCCATGATGTATTCCGGCGGCAACCTGCTGGAGGACTATGCGCGCGGCAAGGCGGAGCGCGAGCTCCGCTCGCTGCGGGACCGGACGCCGCGCATCGCTCACCGCCAGGAGGCGGGTGGCCTTGTCGATGTCGCCGCGGAGGATGTGGCCGTCGGTGACGAACTGCTGGTGCGGGCCGGCGAGATGCTGCCGGTGGACGGCGAGCTCCTCGATGCCGAGGCCCGGCTGGACGAATCCGCCGTCACCGGCGAGCCGCTGCCCGAAGCGAAGGCAAAAGGCGAGGTGCTGCGCAGCGGCACCGTCAATGCTGGCGAAGCTTTCCGCTATCGCGCCGCCGCGGCGGCGCGCGACAGCACCTATGCCGGCATCGTCCGCATGGTCGAGGCGGCGCAGACCGCGAAGGCCCCCTTCATCCGCATGGCCGATCGCTTCGCGCTGCTGCTGCTGCCAGCGACCTTGATTGTCGCCGGTCTCGCCTGGTGGCTCTCGGGCGATCCGATCCGCGCGCTCGCCGTGCTGGTCGTCGCTACGCCTTGCCCGCTGATCCTGGCCGCGCCGGTCGCCTTCATCGGCGGCGTTTCCCGTGCCGCCCGTGCCGGCATCCTGATGAAGGGCAGCTCAGCCATCGAGGCGCTCGGGCAGGTCCGCACGGCGATCTTCGACAAGACCGGAACCCTGACCGAGGGCGGAGCCCGGCTGGTCGCGCTGGACACGGCTCCCGCGGTCGAGGCGGACGAGATCCTTCGTCTCGTTGCCTCGCTCGAACAGGCCTCGCACCATGTGCTCGCCGAAACGCTGGTCGCGCTGGCGCGCCAGAAGTTGCAGCCCCTCTCTCAGCCCACCGCGGTGCGGGAATATCGGGGCTCGGGTCTCGAAGGCGTCGTGGACGGCAGGCATGTCCGCGCCGGCTCGCGCAGCCTCGTGCTGGGCGAAAGGCCGCTGCCGGACTGGGCCCGGACGGCACAAGCGGGCCTCGGCGGTGCCGCTGCTCTTGCCGTCTTTGTCGCTATCGATGGGCAGCTCGTCGGTTTCCTTGCCTTGGCGGATGCGGTGCGGCCCGACGCGCGCGTGACGCTGGACCGTCTGCATGGCGCCGGGGTCAATCGCATCCTGATGGTGACGGGCGACGATGCCGGTACGGCGGCCGAGGTTGCCGCTCACCTCGCTATCGATGAGGTCAAAGCCGATTGCAGCCCCGCCGAGAAGGTCGCTGCCATCGCGGCGGAGAAGGCGCGTCAGCCGACGATGATGGTCGGGGACGGCTTGAACGACGCACCGGCGCTGGCCGCCGCCGATGTCGGCGTGGCGATGGGCGCAAGAGGTGCAACCGCTTCCTCCGAAGCGGCCGATGTGGTGATCCTGGTCGACAGGATCGACCGGGTCGCGGAAGCGGTCGCGATCGCGCAGCGGACGCGGGCGATCGCGCAGCAGAGCATCGTCGTCGGCCTCGGCCTGTCGGGGGTCGCGATGGTCTTCGCAGCTTTCGGTTACATTCCGCCCGTCGTCGGAGCCTTCCTGCAGCAGGGCATCGACGTGGCTGTCATCGTCAACGCCCTGCGCACGCTCGTCGGCCCGATGGCGCCGGGCCGCAATCTGGAGGCCGCTCCGGAGCCGCGCATCGCAGACGGGGTTTGA
- a CDS encoding tyrosine-protein phosphatase yields MISTQTGFMRRVDLPAEIAGTLWLGPMPGRLRPLENDLADLTQQRIGRIICLTPSEEIALKSPDYAARQSDLGIPVTRFPIGDFGVPDDGGGLRALAEQAAHDLKAGRQLFVHCAAGIGRTGMVATCILVALGLSGEEAVAAITAAGSGPETEVQKQLVARYAEEAVHSGGKASGQ; encoded by the coding sequence ATGATCAGCACCCAAACCGGTTTCATGCGACGCGTCGATCTGCCGGCCGAGATTGCCGGCACGCTCTGGCTCGGGCCGATGCCGGGCCGGCTGCGGCCGCTGGAGAACGATCTGGCTGACCTGACCCAGCAAAGGATCGGCCGCATCATCTGCCTGACGCCCTCGGAAGAGATCGCGCTGAAGTCGCCGGATTACGCTGCGCGGCAGTCCGATCTCGGCATTCCCGTCACGCGCTTTCCGATCGGCGATTTCGGCGTTCCCGATGATGGGGGCGGCCTGAGGGCTCTTGCCGAACAAGCCGCCCACGACCTGAAGGCGGGCAGGCAATTGTTCGTTCACTGCGCCGCCGGCATCGGCCGGACCGGCATGGTCGCGACCTGCATCCTGGTCGCGCTCGGCCTGAGCGGCGAGGAGGCGGTCGCAGCCATCACCGCCGCTGGCTCGGGGCCGGAGACGGAGGTGCAGAAGCAGCTGGTCGCGCGCTACGCCGAAGAGGCGGTGCATTCCGGAGGAAAAGCCTCCGGCCAGTGA
- a CDS encoding ABC transporter ATP-binding protein, translating into MTLATHDVRWGAAGRMIVDGVTLHAAPGRILGLIGPNGSGKSSLLRLLCRLRNVASGVVTLDARDIATVPRRELARRLAFVEQQATTEVQLSVCDVVRLGRTPHRAALASWATADEAAVNAALARVGLADRHEQLWHTLSGGERQRVHIARALAQEPSELILDEPTNHLDIQHQLSILTLIRRLGVTCIVALHDLNLAALFCDEIALLHQGQLLAAGAPEAVLTEETIRAVFGVAVAIRPGTAGRRHIEYLVDLERGEAGA; encoded by the coding sequence ATGACGCTCGCGACGCATGACGTGCGCTGGGGCGCCGCCGGACGGATGATCGTCGACGGCGTGACGCTTCATGCCGCTCCCGGCCGCATCCTCGGCCTGATCGGCCCCAACGGCTCGGGAAAATCGAGCCTGCTCAGGCTGCTCTGCAGGCTGCGCAACGTCGCCAGTGGCGTCGTGACGCTCGACGCACGCGACATCGCCACGGTGCCGCGCCGCGAACTGGCGCGCCGGCTCGCCTTCGTCGAGCAGCAGGCCACGACCGAGGTCCAGCTTTCCGTGTGCGACGTCGTGCGCCTCGGCCGCACGCCGCATCGCGCCGCGCTCGCCTCCTGGGCCACAGCGGACGAGGCCGCCGTCAACGCGGCGCTCGCCCGCGTCGGGCTCGCCGACAGGCACGAGCAGCTCTGGCACACCCTCTCGGGCGGGGAGCGCCAGCGCGTGCACATCGCCCGGGCGCTGGCGCAGGAGCCGAGCGAGCTGATCCTCGACGAACCGACCAACCATCTCGACATCCAGCACCAGCTCTCGATCCTGACGCTGATCCGGCGGCTCGGCGTCACCTGCATCGTTGCGCTGCACGATCTCAACCTCGCCGCGCTGTTCTGCGACGAGATCGCGCTGCTGCATCAGGGGCAGCTCCTGGCCGCCGGCGCGCCGGAAGCCGTCCTGACGGAGGAGACGATCCGCGCGGTCTTCGGTGTCGCCGTGGCGATCCGGCCGGGCACCGCCGGGCGCCGCCATATCGAATATCTGGTCGATCTGGAGCGCGGCGAAGCGGGAGCGTGA
- a CDS encoding acetate/propionate family kinase: MIDTILVLNAGSSSLKFQVFRSDDLSVLARGKAVRLGEPEPVMDASLADGPRERIALPQACDHDTALSAVLAFVDHHDDGWRMQAVAHRIVHGGERYADPVVVTPEVFAALEALSPLAPLHQPHNLAAVAAARRLMDEVPNIACFDTAFHARHDALTHNFALKQGLRDKGIRRYGFHGLSYQWLEMVLAERHLDLHAGRVVAAHLGNGASLCAIRGGRSIDTTMGMTALDGLPMGTRCGALDAGAVLYMFQSLGMSAEEVSDALYERSGLLGLSGLSNDVETLLNSDDPRARFALHYFALKVAQFSAAMAAAMGGIDGLVFTGGIGEHAAPVRNAILDRLSFLGDFKVLVIPANEERVMAVQAKALLA; the protein is encoded by the coding sequence GTGATCGACACCATCCTCGTCCTCAACGCCGGCTCCTCCAGCCTCAAATTCCAGGTCTTCCGCAGCGACGACCTCAGCGTGCTCGCTCGCGGCAAGGCGGTGCGCCTCGGCGAGCCGGAACCGGTCATGGATGCGAGCCTCGCCGACGGCCCGCGCGAGCGCATCGCGCTGCCGCAGGCCTGCGACCACGACACGGCGCTGAGTGCTGTTCTTGCCTTCGTCGACCATCATGACGATGGCTGGCGGATGCAGGCCGTCGCCCATCGCATCGTCCATGGTGGCGAGCGCTATGCCGATCCGGTCGTGGTGACGCCCGAGGTTTTTGCCGCGTTGGAAGCGCTCTCGCCGCTGGCGCCGCTGCATCAGCCGCATAATCTCGCCGCGGTGGCTGCCGCCCGGCGCCTGATGGACGAGGTGCCCAACATCGCCTGCTTCGACACTGCCTTCCATGCCCGGCACGATGCGCTGACCCACAATTTCGCGCTCAAACAGGGGCTGCGCGACAAGGGCATCCGCCGCTACGGCTTCCACGGCCTGTCCTATCAGTGGTTGGAGATGGTGCTGGCCGAGCGGCATCTCGATCTCCATGCCGGCCGCGTCGTCGCTGCCCATCTCGGCAATGGCGCCAGTCTCTGCGCCATCCGGGGCGGCCGCAGCATCGACACGACCATGGGGATGACGGCACTTGACGGCTTGCCGATGGGCACACGTTGCGGCGCGCTCGACGCCGGCGCGGTGCTCTACATGTTCCAGAGCCTGGGCATGAGCGCTGAAGAGGTCTCGGACGCGCTCTATGAGCGCTCCGGCCTGCTCGGCCTGTCCGGTCTCTCCAACGATGTCGAAACGTTGCTGAACAGCGACGATCCCCGCGCCCGTTTCGCCCTCCATTATTTCGCGCTGAAGGTCGCGCAGTTCAGCGCGGCAATGGCGGCGGCGATGGGCGGCATCGACGGCCTGGTCTTCACCGGCGGCATCGGGGAGCATGCCGCGCCGGTTCGCAACGCCATCCTCGATCGTCTCAGCTTCCTTGGCGATTTCAAGGTTCTGGTGATTCCGGCTAATGAGGAGCGCGTCATGGCCGTCCAGGCGAAGGCGCTGCTCGCTTGA
- a CDS encoding urease subunit gamma: MNLTPREKDKLLISMAAMVARRRLERGVKLNHPEAIALISDFVVEGARDGRSVAELMEAGAHVVTRAQVMEGVAEMIHDVQVEATFPDGTKLVTVHEPIR, translated from the coding sequence ATGAACCTGACACCGCGCGAGAAGGACAAGCTCCTGATCTCCATGGCGGCCATGGTGGCCCGGCGTCGGCTCGAGCGCGGCGTCAAGCTGAACCACCCGGAAGCGATTGCGCTGATCAGCGATTTCGTCGTCGAGGGCGCGCGCGACGGCCGCAGCGTCGCCGAGCTGATGGAGGCCGGCGCCCATGTCGTGACCCGTGCGCAGGTGATGGAGGGGGTCGCCGAGATGATCCACGACGTGCAGGTCGAGGCCACCTTCCCGGACGGCACCAAGCTCGTCACCGTCCATGAACCGATCCGCTGA
- a CDS encoding pyridoxal-phosphate dependent enzyme — MTPELSSLLREPRHVLLDTPTPLQRLRRFEAKLERPGIYAKRDDLMPIALGGNKLRSLEYWLGDALRKKTDILLVGGGASSNLCRLTAAAASLVGLDCLVLHNALDTPENRQASFLNRLFGAELRFLGPVDESQRNAALAAAAAELARQGRTPIIVGDPVLGAMGYVRAAFELHEQSQREEAPIKHVFLAGSMGPTEAGFIFGNALLGHPFQIHLVSVEYEQAELAGYIRRIYEGLQERTGLDVAALHDAPLHYHMGHLGDGWGAPTPASEAAILSFARTEGILIEHVYTAKTCACFLERLADGGIASGEPACVLHTGGTAALFSQFGLFRTLT, encoded by the coding sequence ATGACGCCTGAGCTTTCCAGCCTTCTGCGCGAGCCGCGCCACGTCCTGCTCGACACCCCAACGCCGCTGCAAAGGTTGCGCCGCTTCGAGGCGAAGCTCGAACGACCGGGCATCTATGCCAAGCGCGATGATCTGATGCCGATCGCGCTCGGCGGCAACAAGCTGCGCAGCCTCGAATACTGGCTGGGTGACGCGCTGCGGAAGAAGACCGACATCCTTCTGGTCGGCGGCGGCGCCAGCTCCAATCTCTGCCGTTTGACGGCCGCGGCGGCCTCGCTCGTCGGGCTGGACTGCCTCGTCCTGCACAACGCGCTGGACACGCCGGAGAACCGCCAGGCCTCATTCCTGAACCGGCTGTTCGGCGCCGAATTGCGTTTCCTCGGACCGGTCGATGAAAGCCAGCGCAACGCGGCGCTTGCAGCGGCAGCCGCAGAACTCGCCCGGCAGGGCCGGACGCCCATCATCGTCGGCGATCCCGTGCTGGGCGCAATGGGTTATGTCCGGGCTGCCTTCGAGCTGCATGAGCAATCGCAGCGTGAAGAAGCTCCGATCAAGCATGTCTTTCTCGCCGGCTCGATGGGGCCGACCGAGGCTGGCTTCATCTTCGGCAACGCCCTGCTGGGGCATCCCTTCCAGATCCATCTCGTCAGCGTCGAATACGAGCAGGCCGAACTGGCCGGCTATATCAGGCGCATCTACGAGGGCCTGCAGGAGCGGACGGGGCTCGACGTCGCCGCGCTGCACGATGCACCCCTGCACTATCACATGGGCCATCTCGGCGATGGCTGGGGCGCCCCGACACCGGCCTCGGAAGCCGCCATCCTGAGCTTTGCCCGCACCGAGGGCATCCTGATCGAGCATGTCTACACCGCGAAAACCTGCGCCTGCTTCCTCGAGCGGCTCGCCGATGGAGGGATCGCCAGCGGCGAGCCCGCTTGCGTGCTCCATACCGGCGGCACCGCCGCGCTCTTCTCGCAATTCGGCCTGTTCCGAACGCTGACCTAG